The Gloeothece verrucosa PCC 7822 genome contains a region encoding:
- a CDS encoding ABC transporter ATP-binding protein: MSQLIVKDLVKTYRIAERQPGLWGSFQGVFHRNYREIYALDHISFTLEQGELVGYIGPNGAGKSSTVKILAGIMFPDSGHCEVFGRIPWENRIEHVRQIGVVFGQRTQLWWDLPVIESFDLLRRIYRIPTTDYSRQRDELIDTLNLSAFLDIPVRQLSLGQRVRADFVAALLHSPPLLFLDEPTIGLDAVSKLAVRDFIRQFNQERKATIILTTHDLDDIEALCDRVIVIDQGKILSDGSLRDLRSSVSKERLLIIDLAEEIPEIQDPDAEVIYHQNQRVHLRFSPDTTPVTDLISRITAQYPVQDLFVENPPIEEIIARLYEGER; this comes from the coding sequence ATGTCTCAACTTATTGTTAAAGATTTAGTGAAAACCTATCGTATTGCAGAACGACAGCCTGGACTTTGGGGTTCATTTCAAGGTGTTTTTCATCGTAATTATCGTGAAATCTATGCCCTCGATCATATCTCTTTCACCTTAGAGCAAGGTGAGCTTGTTGGATATATTGGTCCTAATGGTGCTGGTAAATCTAGTACCGTAAAAATTCTGGCGGGAATTATGTTTCCAGATTCCGGGCATTGTGAAGTTTTTGGTCGTATACCTTGGGAAAACCGCATTGAACACGTTAGACAGATCGGTGTTGTTTTTGGTCAGCGCACTCAATTGTGGTGGGATCTTCCAGTTATCGAATCTTTCGATCTCCTGCGCCGGATTTATCGAATACCAACCACTGACTATAGCCGCCAACGAGATGAGTTGATTGACACACTAAACTTATCTGCATTCTTGGATATCCCTGTACGTCAGCTTAGTCTAGGTCAGCGAGTGCGTGCGGATTTCGTAGCAGCTTTACTCCACAGTCCTCCGCTACTTTTTCTTGACGAACCCACCATTGGGTTAGATGCAGTATCCAAATTGGCTGTTCGTGATTTTATTAGACAGTTCAACCAGGAAAGAAAAGCAACAATTATTCTTACAACCCACGATTTAGATGACATTGAAGCACTATGTGATCGGGTCATCGTAATCGATCAAGGGAAAATTCTCTCCGATGGTAGCCTAAGGGATTTAAGATCTAGCGTATCCAAAGAACGTCTACTTATTATCGATCTTGCTGAGGAAATCCCCGAAATCCAAGATCCAGATGCTGAGGTCATTTATCATCAGAATCAACGAGTTCATCTACGCTTTTCTCCAGATACAACTCCTGTTACCGATCTAATTAGCCGCATCACTGCTCAATATCCAGTACAGGATCTCTTTGTAGAGAATCCACCCATTGAAGAAATTATTGCTCGTTTATACGAAGGAGAACGATGA
- a CDS encoding polysaccharide pyruvyl transferase family protein gives MNSTSKQGRLYYAELPPVPLGIRGIWKNTLFYLKHLNLIKKRKIVYALLPPPWIRNAGDQAQVIAIQNWLRKHFPSLLILELDQDQVTKILPSLRYLISKDDIIILHSGGNLGDRYMSTESVRRRLIQTFKENVIISLPQTIYFTNTEHGKSQTVKTSEIYKAHHKLTILCRDLYSAHLSESLLPQTPTFCIPDFVLTLPPRKRQNHKAKIVFCLRNDNDIESAFSLQEKEALIAKFSHNSILMDIRRSDPVLPHERQTFVEETLAKIEQAEVVVTDRFHGLIFAIVCQRPCVALPSIGHKMSFGILWFKELAFVKWAEKMEDVPTLIEECKKCTDYQVPNWNHRYFDQLPQALGLLEKKEWIITSELLYNYHSLNSAKEWKLYSQYQLPQDVEFTSEGISFSGKTLSADQWCYVYLDPLFYSWTNLSWHMQVQRVTDFREFAFNFRYQDFDNRYRYRFEAGRAFFDRRVRGKWENNMASVPFDMKVRTWYALRIDICGAVFRLYVNDELLLQSFSDELTQGSICIILWETNEKTDLVAIVKDIKVYHLLSQQ, from the coding sequence ATGAACTCTACTTCAAAACAAGGCAGACTATATTATGCTGAATTGCCCCCAGTCCCCCTTGGGATTAGAGGCATATGGAAAAACACTCTTTTTTATCTAAAACACCTTAATCTAATAAAAAAAAGAAAAATAGTTTATGCTTTACTCCCGCCCCCTTGGATTAGAAATGCAGGAGATCAAGCACAAGTTATTGCTATTCAAAATTGGCTTCGTAAGCATTTTCCCTCCTTACTAATTTTGGAACTCGATCAAGACCAAGTTACAAAAATTCTACCATCTCTTCGTTATTTAATTTCTAAAGACGACATCATCATACTTCATAGTGGAGGGAATTTAGGCGATCGCTATATGTCAACGGAGAGTGTTCGAAGACGATTGATACAAACTTTTAAAGAAAATGTAATTATTAGTCTCCCTCAAACTATTTATTTTACTAATACAGAACATGGTAAAAGCCAAACTGTAAAAACTAGTGAAATTTATAAGGCTCATCATAAATTAACGATCTTATGCCGAGATTTATACAGTGCTCACCTTTCAGAAAGCTTGTTACCACAAACACCCACCTTCTGTATCCCAGATTTTGTACTTACCCTTCCCCCGAGAAAACGCCAAAATCATAAGGCAAAGATTGTCTTTTGTCTTAGAAATGATAATGATATTGAATCGGCTTTTTCCCTTCAAGAAAAAGAAGCATTAATCGCCAAATTCTCCCACAATAGCATACTGATGGATATTCGAAGGTCAGACCCGGTTCTCCCCCATGAAAGACAGACATTTGTTGAAGAAACTCTAGCTAAAATTGAGCAAGCAGAGGTAGTAGTAACAGATAGATTTCACGGTTTAATCTTTGCTATTGTCTGCCAACGCCCTTGTGTTGCATTACCTTCTATTGGACACAAGATGAGTTTTGGAATTCTTTGGTTTAAAGAGCTTGCTTTCGTAAAATGGGCTGAAAAGATGGAAGATGTCCCCACTCTAATCGAAGAATGCAAAAAATGTACAGATTATCAAGTACCTAACTGGAATCATCGCTACTTTGACCAACTACCACAAGCACTAGGATTACTTGAAAAAAAAGAATGGATAATAACATCTGAACTATTGTATAATTATCATTCACTAAATTCTGCCAAAGAATGGAAATTGTATTCTCAATATCAACTTCCCCAAGACGTTGAATTTACCTCCGAGGGAATCAGCTTTTCAGGAAAAACTCTTTCCGCAGATCAATGGTGCTATGTTTATCTTGACCCTCTATTCTACTCCTGGACTAATCTATCTTGGCATATGCAAGTACAGCGAGTTACTGACTTTCGAGAATTTGCTTTTAACTTCAGATATCAAGATTTTGACAATCGTTATCGGTATAGATTTGAAGCTGGACGAGCATTCTTTGATCGCCGTGTGAGAGGAAAGTGGGAAAATAATATGGCTTCTGTTCCTTTCGACATGAAAGTCAGAACATGGTATGCTTTGCGGATTGATATTTGTGGAGCAGTATTTCGCCTCTATGTGAATGATGAACTATTACTTCAAAGTTTTAGTGATGAACTTACACAGGGATCAATTTGTATTATTCTTTGGGAAACCAACGAGAAGACTGATTTGGTAGCTATTGTAAAGGACATTAAAGTTTATCATCTGTTGAGCCAGCAATGA
- a CDS encoding ABC transporter permease codes for MSPYFAILSARIRTVLQYRTAAIFGTLTQLFWGLIRVMIFNALYSSNVIEQPMTHSETTDYVWLGQAMFSVSIFSIDNDLLTMMRVGTVCYELLKPVDLYSFWYFRAMASRLAQVLLRTLPIFALALLFFGLKPPASFGAGAAAILALLGALLLTSAISTLASIILLWTIAGQGINQFINILVLIFSGIIVPLPFFPDWFQSILNFLPFRDLVDVPLQLYVGHIPPYELGSAVLHQLAWIVTFVIFGRLIFAFGTRRLVIQGG; via the coding sequence ATGAGTCCTTACTTTGCTATTCTCAGTGCTAGAATTCGTACAGTTTTACAATATAGAACAGCAGCGATATTTGGAACACTTACCCAACTATTTTGGGGTTTGATCCGTGTCATGATTTTTAATGCACTTTACAGTTCTAATGTGATTGAACAACCAATGACACATTCAGAAACAACAGATTATGTCTGGCTTGGACAAGCCATGTTTTCTGTAAGTATCTTCTCAATTGATAATGATCTGCTGACAATGATGCGTGTTGGTACTGTTTGTTATGAGTTACTAAAACCAGTAGACCTCTACAGTTTTTGGTACTTCCGTGCAATGGCAAGCCGTCTTGCTCAGGTATTGCTACGAACTTTACCTATCTTCGCATTGGCTTTGCTTTTTTTTGGGCTGAAACCACCTGCTTCCTTCGGTGCAGGAGCGGCAGCAATTTTGGCTCTCTTAGGGGCGTTGCTGTTAACAAGTGCCATATCTACTTTAGCTAGTATTATTCTACTTTGGACAATTGCAGGTCAAGGTATAAACCAATTTATAAATATTCTTGTGCTGATTTTTTCTGGGATTATTGTACCTTTACCTTTCTTTCCAGACTGGTTTCAATCTATTCTTAATTTTCTTCCTTTTCGAGACCTTGTTGACGTTCCTTTACAACTTTATGTCGGACATATTCCACCTTATGAATTGGGATCGGCAGTATTGCATCAACTTGCTTGGATTGTAACATTTGTTATTTTTGGTCGCTTGATTTTCGCTTTTGGTACTCGTCGTCTTGTGATTCAAGGAGGATAA
- a CDS encoding ABC transporter permease — MLDNLFLYGQYLKASLRSQMQYRTSFILLLIGNFLSTGLEFVAILILLTRFDHLQDWSLPEIAFFYSIVNIAFALCDTNSRGFELFPSFLKSGEFDRFLLRPRSTVLQLAAQEITLRRFGRLVQGLLVLFWSASVLNITWHLDKIFFLMATILSGACLFYGLIILQATLSFWSTESLEIMNIVTYGGVETAQYPLAIYQPWFRRFFTFVIPLACVSYYPVLNILDHQDPLGSKLIFQLISPLAGFLFLLICLQIWRLSLKYYRSTGS, encoded by the coding sequence ATGTTGGATAATTTATTTCTCTATGGTCAGTATTTAAAAGCATCCCTTCGTTCTCAGATGCAATATCGAACATCTTTTATTCTTTTATTGATTGGGAATTTCCTCAGTACAGGACTTGAATTTGTGGCAATTCTTATCCTACTAACTCGTTTCGATCACCTACAGGATTGGAGTTTGCCGGAGATTGCTTTTTTCTATAGTATTGTTAACATAGCCTTTGCTCTGTGCGATACAAATTCTCGTGGGTTTGAACTTTTCCCCAGTTTTTTGAAAAGTGGTGAGTTCGATCGCTTCCTACTACGACCACGAAGCACGGTTCTACAGCTTGCTGCACAGGAAATAACATTACGTCGGTTTGGACGTTTAGTACAAGGATTATTGGTATTATTTTGGTCTGCTTCAGTTCTTAATATTACTTGGCATCTAGATAAAATTTTTTTCTTGATGGCAACTATTTTAAGTGGTGCTTGTCTCTTCTACGGATTGATTATCCTTCAGGCGACCTTATCTTTTTGGAGTACGGAAAGCCTAGAAATTATGAATATTGTGACTTATGGAGGTGTAGAAACGGCTCAGTATCCATTAGCCATTTACCAGCCTTGGTTTCGCCGTTTCTTTACTTTTGTTATTCCCTTGGCTTGTGTGAGCTATTATCCAGTTTTAAATATTCTCGACCATCAAGATCCATTGGGGAGCAAACTGATTTTTCAGTTGATCTCTCCTTTAGCTGGCTTTCTTTTTCTACTAATCTGTCTGCAAATCTGGAGACTGTCCTTAAAATATTACCGTTCTACAGGTAGCTAG